One genomic window of Verrucomicrobiia bacterium includes the following:
- a CDS encoding glycoside hydrolase: protein MAGQSRIPRRHSCHPGFGGILLAVVFMAAMDACGRSFDAAQVPHDAIPAFTSDDGALVISAWADFTASGPANLGQAGNWLGVTGGNHSAIDGSESVTIQFATNASLFRIGHIWTRSKVIISGFASDPGFVDAHGQAKVVNYQDGTLTYVLGWDAGAERIVTFTNPGASAGRTLRINVQDAMPGWQATITRIDYGLDGVLPATVGLRSTAQMIDNFSASDAWSMQNAGLWSDSNRVQVADLLFTTNNGIGLSAWRFNLNAGFDPAVQPGNRWQLWRTGEGFLVASNQYDWTRQAGQRWFLAAAKERGIREFIAMAYSAPTNFTRNGRVFGTEGLGSSNLKPGFEPAFARYLADIVAHFRTNADERERVAFNYLMPVNEPYWDWNGNSQEGSRYSNPDIIELAQALHPALRARSLDTEILLAEAGDLPGLYALRQDISGKYGEPYGNYLGAFDSITNLISHNLSAHSYFTENPTNLLVAVRATLRQHMEAKQHFRFWQTEYCILGPNGPGRDLTMTTALNVARVVWADLSIANAAAWHWWLSLSQADYKDGLLYTDWWQAGDIESLYCSKNFWAFGQWSRFIRPGWRRVEMPGFEDVFGLMGAAFIEPETNSVALVFVNHSNKPYYVAPEVGKVAFWSAWVTSAATSDNLSPLPPVAAEAMCIIPPSSVVTLVGNVSGTAPPHPVISGISDLTMRAGESLTFQANVACAGFPAALINLSVFSDNPALLASSRRLIVTNSITREFYVNFSGTNLAHLAAAPRFPNEPHARHSMISFETPENLGGVYGTRVRGFVVPPQDGEYTFWIASRDASELFLGSDENPATKTRIAFVSVATEPRQWTQLTTQESAPIRLQAGRRYYVEAVHVGHSSGDHLAVGWRLPDGRTERPIPGKRLSPWTDPFAETASFNVVLSSMTNAGTAANLFIVARVPGGIAVTNEVRVTLQLPGAISPNLRAEVGDGEVHLSWPRKQLGWVLEAQTNPLSAGLGNHWTPIATSSVTNHWSLSMDLNNPAVFYRLSEP, encoded by the coding sequence ATGGCGGGCCAATCGCGAATTCCTCGCCGCCACTCGTGCCATCCGGGGTTCGGCGGGATCCTGCTGGCGGTGGTGTTCATGGCTGCCATGGATGCCTGCGGCCGGAGCTTCGATGCCGCACAGGTTCCGCACGACGCGATCCCCGCCTTCACGTCTGATGACGGGGCGCTTGTGATCTCAGCCTGGGCGGACTTCACTGCCTCCGGCCCCGCCAATTTGGGTCAGGCTGGAAATTGGCTGGGTGTAACGGGAGGAAATCACAGTGCAATTGATGGCAGCGAATCTGTCACAATTCAATTTGCCACCAATGCTTCTCTGTTTCGCATCGGACATATCTGGACGCGCTCAAAGGTGATCATATCCGGATTTGCCAGTGATCCGGGTTTTGTCGACGCGCATGGACAGGCGAAGGTCGTCAACTATCAGGATGGAACGCTGACGTATGTTCTTGGCTGGGACGCGGGTGCGGAGCGCATTGTCACGTTCACGAACCCGGGCGCTTCCGCCGGGCGCACGCTGCGCATCAACGTGCAGGACGCAATGCCGGGCTGGCAGGCGACGATCACACGCATTGATTACGGATTGGACGGCGTGCTACCCGCAACGGTTGGCCTGCGTTCCACGGCTCAAATGATCGACAACTTCTCCGCCTCCGACGCGTGGTCGATGCAGAATGCCGGGTTGTGGTCTGATTCCAATCGCGTGCAGGTTGCCGACCTGCTGTTCACGACAAACAATGGAATCGGACTTTCCGCGTGGCGATTCAATCTCAACGCGGGATTCGATCCCGCAGTGCAACCTGGAAACCGCTGGCAACTCTGGAGAACGGGCGAAGGTTTTCTCGTGGCGTCGAACCAGTACGACTGGACGCGCCAGGCGGGGCAACGCTGGTTTTTGGCGGCCGCGAAGGAGCGGGGAATTCGGGAATTCATAGCCATGGCCTACAGCGCACCGACCAACTTCACCCGCAACGGCCGAGTCTTTGGAACCGAAGGATTGGGTTCATCCAATCTAAAGCCCGGTTTCGAACCAGCCTTCGCACGCTATCTTGCCGACATCGTTGCGCATTTCAGAACCAACGCCGATGAGCGCGAGCGAGTCGCTTTCAATTACCTGATGCCGGTGAACGAGCCCTACTGGGATTGGAACGGCAACTCACAGGAAGGGTCCCGCTATTCGAATCCTGACATCATTGAACTCGCGCAGGCGCTCCATCCCGCGCTGCGTGCGCGCTCGCTTGATACCGAAATTCTGCTCGCAGAGGCAGGCGATTTGCCCGGGCTGTATGCCTTGCGCCAGGACATCAGCGGGAAGTATGGCGAGCCCTACGGAAATTACCTGGGCGCGTTTGATTCCATCACAAATCTGATTTCGCACAACCTTTCCGCGCACTCCTACTTCACTGAAAACCCAACGAACCTGCTCGTCGCCGTTCGCGCCACGCTGCGTCAGCACATGGAGGCTAAGCAGCATTTTAGATTTTGGCAGACGGAGTATTGCATCCTCGGCCCGAACGGCCCTGGGCGCGACCTCACCATGACGACCGCGTTGAACGTGGCGCGCGTAGTCTGGGCAGACCTTTCAATTGCGAACGCGGCTGCCTGGCATTGGTGGCTCTCGTTGTCGCAGGCCGATTACAAGGACGGTCTGCTCTACACAGATTGGTGGCAGGCAGGAGACATTGAATCACTGTATTGCTCGAAGAATTTTTGGGCGTTCGGCCAATGGAGCAGGTTTATCCGGCCAGGTTGGAGGCGCGTGGAAATGCCAGGATTCGAAGACGTTTTTGGGCTGATGGGCGCAGCCTTCATCGAGCCAGAGACAAACAGCGTGGCACTGGTCTTCGTCAATCACTCTAACAAGCCGTACTACGTTGCGCCTGAGGTCGGCAAAGTGGCGTTCTGGTCGGCGTGGGTGACTTCGGCCGCCACTTCAGACAACCTTTCTCCACTGCCGCCCGTTGCTGCGGAAGCAATGTGTATCATCCCGCCATCTTCAGTCGTGACCTTGGTGGGCAACGTGAGCGGAACGGCCCCACCCCATCCTGTTATCAGCGGAATCAGCGATCTGACCATGCGGGCGGGCGAGTCGTTGACGTTCCAGGCGAATGTCGCGTGTGCGGGATTTCCTGCGGCGCTGATCAACCTGTCCGTGTTCTCCGACAATCCTGCGCTGCTCGCCAGTTCGCGGCGGCTGATTGTGACGAATTCGATCACACGCGAATTCTATGTGAACTTCTCGGGAACGAACCTGGCGCACCTTGCTGCCGCGCCACGATTCCCAAATGAACCTCACGCACGGCATTCAATGATCAGTTTCGAGACTCCGGAAAACCTCGGCGGCGTCTACGGGACCCGGGTGCGGGGCTTTGTGGTTCCGCCTCAAGACGGCGAATACACGTTCTGGATCGCCAGCCGCGACGCGAGTGAATTGTTCCTCGGCAGCGACGAGAATCCCGCCACGAAAACACGGATTGCGTTTGTAAGTGTTGCGACGGAACCACGTCAATGGACGCAGTTGACGACGCAAGAGAGCGCGCCGATTCGGCTGCAGGCCGGGCGACGATACTATGTCGAGGCGGTGCACGTCGGGCACTCCAGCGGAGATCATCTTGCAGTCGGGTGGAGGCTGCCTGACGGCAGAACCGAACGCCCGATCCCCGGCAAGCGCCTTTCGCCCTGGACCGATCCGTTCGCGGAAACAGCGAGTTTCAATGTGGTGCTAAGTTCCATGACGAACGCCGGTACGGCGGCAAACCTTTTCATCGTGGCCCGTGTTCCCGGCGGGATTGCTGTGACCAATGAGGTTCGGGTGACACTGCAGCTGCCCGGCGCCATCTCACCAAACCTGCGCGCCGAGGTTGGCGATGGCGAGGTGCATCTCAGTTGGCCGCGAAAGCAACTCGGATGGGTGCTTGAAGCGCAAACGAATCCGCTGAGTGCGGGGCTTGGAAACCATTGGACTCCTATTGCGACGTCGTCTGTCACCAATCATTGGAGTTTGTCGATGGACTTGAATAACCCCGCTGTGTTTTACCGTCTTTCCGAACCGTGA
- a CDS encoding GDSL-type esterase/lipase family protein, with protein sequence MTERSSLVAQVSKPAVSQTSPSARAWCAPRVRKPALDVQFALLAILFACLSGCSTVDQREARPLRILPVGDSITAGYTDNPAWRTPFEFGYREPLFQLLRSNRIAFRFVGDSQEPWNGLWKVPTNSPKPDLRCFGQDHHEGYGAKGTAFVAQHIGRWMETHQPDIVLLMIGINDIAAGSTNPPAAAITNLQRIVDTIATIRPRTHVIVAENIPYTKPTPAMVELNRFICETLVPAARAQGRNVSSVDHYSMMVSGSDPLTGDRRWYSNGWNHPNAAAYHRMAQSWFEEIRRVAKVKVEEPR encoded by the coding sequence ATGACTGAACGCTCGAGCCTCGTAGCGCAGGTTTCCAAACCGGCTGTATCGCAGACGTCCCCGTCTGCCCGCGCTTGGTGCGCCCCGCGGGTCCGGAAGCCTGCGCTAGATGTTCAGTTTGCGTTGCTTGCGATTCTCTTTGCGTGCCTTTCCGGATGTTCGACGGTGGATCAGCGCGAAGCGCGGCCGTTGCGCATCCTTCCTGTCGGCGATTCAATCACGGCTGGCTACACGGACAACCCGGCCTGGCGGACGCCGTTCGAATTCGGATATCGGGAGCCCCTTTTCCAATTACTGCGCAGCAACCGGATTGCGTTTCGATTCGTCGGCGACTCGCAGGAACCGTGGAATGGACTTTGGAAAGTTCCGACCAACTCCCCCAAGCCGGATTTGCGCTGCTTCGGCCAGGACCATCACGAGGGTTACGGCGCGAAAGGAACCGCGTTCGTGGCGCAGCACATCGGAAGGTGGATGGAAACGCATCAACCCGACATCGTGTTGCTGATGATCGGCATCAACGACATCGCCGCGGGCTCGACAAACCCGCCCGCGGCGGCCATCACCAACCTACAGCGTATCGTGGACACCATCGCCACGATCCGTCCGCGAACGCATGTGATTGTTGCGGAAAATATTCCCTACACAAAGCCGACCCCGGCGATGGTGGAGTTGAATCGATTCATCTGTGAAACCCTGGTTCCTGCGGCGCGCGCGCAAGGACGGAATGTCAGCAGCGTGGACCACTATTCCATGATGGTCTCCGGGTCCGATCCGCTCACGGGTGATCGACGCTGGTATTCGAATGGATGGAATCATCCAAACGCCGCCGCTTATCACCGCATGGCACAGAGTTGGTTTGAAGAAATTCGGCGCGTGGCAAAAGTGAAGGTGGAGGAGCCTCGATGA
- a CDS encoding glycoside hydrolase family 2 TIM barrel-domain containing protein, with translation MNPVSRAALVLILLGAFHLHAGVINLAGRWEFALDSKDEGVTSHWWTVPFGDHIQLPGTTAIAGKGEPLEIDLRLDRKNIGQLHPKFSHIGPAWYRRSVDLPESWQKKDVQLTLERVLWETRVWVNGTEIGRQDSLSTPHRHDITRTIRPGSNDIVIRVDNRKKIEIGGGHAYTPETQTIWNGMVGELKVEARDRLRIEHVALRPDVARGGVEVELKLHNGTGKTLSAELATEVVGRKFRARFEEIRERVTVPPGVSTTTRFHSLSPAFELWSEFNPRLYTLRATLSTCEFESKQERGFGMRAFKAEGRQLAVNGNPVFLRGTLECCIFPETAHPAMTDSKWETIFEAVKEHGLNHVRFHSWCPPEAAFRVADRMGVYLQVELPNWSFKMGELPAADEFFRQEGERMLREYGHHPSWVMFSMGNELLGDLEKLDALVAGLKPLDSTRLFTSTSYSWSADGAPRGLLPGPQDDFFISMKTQCGWVRGQGFFNDTKPNTTNDYAEGAACFDVPLVSHEAGQYNIYPDLRDLPKLNEGPLRATAWEAMKLDLEKKGRLEEAGRYVRDSGKLAAILYKEEIERALRTRHQAGIQLLDLHDFPGQGTATVGLLNAFWQSKGIISPHEFRRFAGATVPLARLPKRTFENTETLECAIEIAHFREMPIRNVLVEWTLRERSGRPRIFGGRLVGRGEFRVPEIPLGSGISLGNVQQPLSALEHAAKLTLEVRVRGTRIANDWSVWVYPSNASTAGVDDVRVCEAFDETLFAALADGEKVLLLPRRAALRTPVDAQFVPMFWSPTANPSKPGTLGATIDAAHPIWKNFPTSTHTDWQWWELLSSSFAIDLDGVVPRPVTPFAFVDKFNRNALPAGVFEVRVGTGQLLVCTLDITNDLDARIVARQLRKSILSYMNSRDFNPRTEWTPEILRTLARARATQQTWKSAPRGNETPWNAPRAERRAGGFFLYRFTFL, from the coding sequence ATGAACCCGGTTTCCCGCGCGGCGCTCGTGTTGATCCTCCTTGGCGCGTTTCACCTGCACGCCGGCGTTATCAACCTCGCGGGGCGATGGGAGTTCGCATTGGATTCGAAGGACGAAGGCGTGACGTCGCATTGGTGGACGGTGCCGTTTGGGGATCACATTCAACTTCCCGGAACGACAGCAATCGCGGGCAAAGGCGAGCCGCTGGAAATCGATCTGAGGCTCGACAGAAAAAATATTGGCCAGCTTCACCCTAAGTTCTCGCACATCGGCCCGGCTTGGTATCGCCGCAGCGTCGATCTTCCGGAGTCGTGGCAGAAAAAGGACGTCCAACTCACGCTGGAACGCGTGTTGTGGGAGACGCGGGTGTGGGTAAATGGAACTGAAATCGGCAGGCAGGACAGCCTGAGCACGCCGCATCGGCACGATATTACCCGCACCATCCGCCCCGGGTCTAATGACATCGTGATTCGCGTCGACAATCGCAAGAAGATCGAGATTGGCGGCGGACACGCGTATACGCCGGAGACGCAGACGATTTGGAATGGAATGGTTGGGGAATTGAAAGTTGAAGCGCGGGATCGCCTGCGCATCGAGCATGTCGCATTGCGACCAGACGTTGCGCGCGGCGGTGTAGAGGTTGAACTCAAGTTGCACAACGGCACAGGTAAGACGCTGAGCGCTGAGCTGGCGACGGAGGTTGTTGGGCGGAAATTTCGCGCTCGGTTTGAGGAGATCCGCGAGCGCGTAACAGTTCCGCCCGGGGTCAGCACCACGACGCGCTTTCACTCGTTGAGCCCAGCCTTCGAGCTCTGGTCAGAATTCAATCCCCGGCTCTACACGCTGCGCGCGACGCTTTCAACGTGCGAATTCGAATCGAAGCAGGAGCGTGGGTTCGGAATGCGCGCGTTCAAAGCTGAAGGACGGCAGCTGGCGGTAAACGGCAATCCGGTCTTTCTTCGTGGAACACTCGAGTGCTGCATCTTTCCTGAGACGGCGCATCCCGCAATGACGGATTCGAAGTGGGAGACGATCTTTGAGGCAGTGAAGGAGCATGGATTGAATCACGTGCGTTTTCACTCGTGGTGTCCGCCCGAGGCGGCGTTTCGGGTGGCCGATCGCATGGGTGTCTACCTGCAGGTGGAATTGCCCAACTGGAGTTTCAAGATGGGCGAGTTGCCGGCTGCGGATGAATTTTTTCGTCAGGAAGGCGAGCGGATGCTGCGGGAGTATGGACATCATCCATCGTGGGTGATGTTCAGCATGGGGAACGAATTGCTGGGCGACCTCGAAAAGCTGGATGCATTGGTCGCAGGATTGAAGCCGCTGGATTCAACCAGGCTTTTCACAAGCACATCCTATTCGTGGAGCGCCGATGGAGCCCCGCGGGGTTTGCTTCCGGGGCCGCAGGACGATTTCTTCATTTCGATGAAAACACAGTGCGGGTGGGTGCGCGGGCAGGGATTCTTCAACGACACAAAACCGAACACGACCAATGATTATGCAGAGGGTGCCGCTTGTTTCGATGTTCCGCTGGTGAGCCATGAGGCAGGCCAATACAATATTTACCCCGACCTGCGCGACCTGCCGAAATTGAACGAGGGACCCCTGCGCGCGACAGCCTGGGAGGCGATGAAGCTGGATCTTGAGAAGAAGGGCCGCCTGGAAGAGGCCGGACGTTACGTTCGCGACTCTGGAAAACTGGCTGCGATCCTCTACAAGGAAGAGATCGAACGGGCGCTGCGAACGAGGCATCAAGCGGGAATTCAGCTGCTGGATTTGCACGATTTCCCGGGGCAGGGCACGGCGACGGTCGGGTTGCTCAATGCGTTTTGGCAGAGCAAGGGCATCATCAGCCCGCACGAGTTTCGACGATTCGCTGGGGCAACCGTGCCCCTGGCGCGGTTACCCAAGCGGACATTTGAGAACACGGAAACCCTGGAGTGCGCGATTGAAATCGCTCACTTCCGCGAGATGCCGATTCGGAATGTTTTGGTTGAGTGGACGCTGCGGGAAAGGAGCGGTCGACCCCGGATTTTCGGCGGTCGCCTGGTTGGCCGCGGGGAATTTCGTGTGCCTGAAATTCCGCTCGGCTCGGGAATCTCCTTGGGAAACGTTCAACAGCCGCTGAGCGCACTGGAACACGCAGCGAAGCTCACGCTGGAAGTGCGGGTGCGTGGAACCCGGATTGCGAACGATTGGTCGGTATGGGTGTATCCATCCAACGCTAGCACGGCGGGCGTTGATGACGTGCGCGTCTGCGAGGCTTTTGACGAGACCTTGTTCGCCGCTTTAGCCGACGGTGAAAAGGTGTTGTTGTTGCCGCGGCGTGCTGCGTTGAGGACGCCGGTCGATGCGCAGTTTGTCCCCATGTTTTGGAGTCCAACCGCGAACCCATCAAAGCCTGGAACATTGGGCGCAACCATCGATGCAGCGCATCCGATCTGGAAAAACTTTCCGACGTCCACCCACACGGACTGGCAATGGTGGGAATTGTTGAGCAGTTCGTTCGCAATCGACCTGGACGGCGTTGTGCCGCGGCCAGTCACGCCGTTCGCATTCGTCGACAAGTTCAATCGCAACGCGCTGCCTGCTGGCGTCTTTGAAGTGCGCGTGGGGACGGGGCAGTTGCTGGTCTGTACCCTTGATATTACCAATGATCTCGACGCGCGAATCGTCGCGCGGCAACTCCGCAAGAGCATCTTGTCTTACATGAACAGCCGTGACTTCAACCCGCGCACCGAGTGGACGCCTGAGATCCTTCGCACCCTCGCACGAGCACGTGCGACACAGCAGACTTGGAAGTCTGCGCCACGTGGGAACGAAACGCCCTGGAACGCGCCTCGCGCTGAGCGTCGCGCCGGCGGATTCTTTTTATACCGGTTCACATTCCTATGA
- a CDS encoding sugar porter family MFS transporter — protein sequence MITTAPSESSKLKADYHRGYVWLISSVAAMGGLLFGWDWVVIGGAKPFFQRFFNLTSEAQIGWVNSCALIGCLVGAVAAGALSDKFGRKRLLILAALLFAVTSLGNALANTFNIFVFWRILGGVAIGLASNLSPLYIAEVAPAQVRGKLVSINQLTIVIGILLAQYINWFLVRNLPEGATDEFIRNSWFGQQGWRWMFGLTAAPSLLFLLGMFFVPESPRWLAKIGNDERARAVLRKIGGARYAAAASDEIQSSLASEQVERVRFSELLAPRMRNVLILGIVLAVFQQWCGINVIFNYAEEIFRAAGYDISSVLKNIAWTGSVNLAFTFVALGVVDRGGRRPLMLLGSAGLALIYIAMGFCYHNEVKGLPMLLLVLAAIGCYAMSLAPVTWVVISEIFPNRIRGAAMAVAVTSLWIACFILTYTFPILNAKMGSAGTFWLYAAICIAGFFFIKFKLPETKGKTLEQIEKDLVD from the coding sequence ATGATCACCACTGCTCCAAGTGAAAGTTCGAAGCTCAAGGCGGACTACCATCGCGGCTATGTCTGGTTAATCTCGTCCGTCGCCGCAATGGGCGGATTGTTGTTTGGCTGGGACTGGGTGGTGATCGGCGGCGCGAAGCCCTTTTTTCAACGCTTCTTCAACCTGACAAGCGAGGCGCAGATCGGGTGGGTGAACAGCTGCGCCTTGATCGGTTGTCTCGTCGGCGCGGTTGCCGCTGGCGCGCTCAGTGACAAGTTCGGCCGCAAGCGGCTGCTCATTCTCGCCGCCTTGCTGTTTGCGGTGACCTCGCTGGGAAACGCCTTGGCGAATACGTTCAACATTTTTGTGTTCTGGCGGATTCTCGGTGGAGTTGCCATCGGACTGGCATCAAATCTCTCGCCGCTCTACATCGCAGAAGTCGCCCCCGCGCAGGTGCGTGGGAAACTGGTTTCGATCAATCAATTAACCATCGTCATCGGCATTCTCCTCGCCCAATACATCAACTGGTTTCTCGTTCGGAATCTTCCCGAGGGCGCAACGGATGAGTTCATTCGCAACTCGTGGTTCGGGCAGCAGGGCTGGCGCTGGATGTTTGGCCTCACGGCCGCACCGTCGCTCCTGTTTTTGCTCGGGATGTTCTTCGTGCCGGAAAGTCCGCGCTGGCTGGCGAAGATCGGGAACGATGAACGCGCGCGCGCTGTTCTCAGGAAAATCGGAGGCGCTCGGTACGCGGCGGCAGCATCTGACGAAATCCAGTCATCGCTCGCAAGCGAACAGGTTGAGCGGGTCCGGTTTTCCGAACTGCTCGCCCCGCGCATGCGCAACGTGCTAATACTCGGCATCGTTCTCGCCGTCTTCCAGCAATGGTGCGGCATCAACGTCATCTTCAACTATGCGGAGGAAATATTCCGCGCCGCCGGTTACGACATCTCGAGCGTGCTGAAGAACATCGCCTGGACGGGATCCGTAAACCTGGCGTTCACGTTCGTCGCGCTCGGCGTGGTCGACCGCGGAGGACGCCGTCCGCTCATGCTTCTTGGCTCAGCCGGCCTTGCGTTGATCTACATCGCGATGGGCTTCTGTTATCACAATGAAGTCAAAGGTCTCCCCATGCTGCTGCTCGTCCTTGCGGCCATTGGCTGTTATGCGATGTCGCTCGCTCCCGTGACCTGGGTGGTGATTTCCGAGATATTCCCGAACCGGATCCGCGGCGCCGCCATGGCAGTTGCAGTGACGTCGCTCTGGATCGCCTGCTTCATTCTCACCTACACGTTCCCGATCCTGAACGCGAAGATGGGTTCGGCAGGAACCTTCTGGCTCTACGCGGCGATCTGCATCGCGGGCTTTTTCTTCATCAAGTTCAAGCTCCCCGAAACCAAGGGAAAGACGCTGGAACAAATTGAAAAAGATTTGGTGGATTAA